In the genome of Hymenobacter cellulosivorans, one region contains:
- the bioD gene encoding dethiobiotin synthase, whose amino-acid sequence MSSFPTLSQRLFVTGIGTDVGKTVAAAILTEALQADYWKPVQAGLEPTTDTATVRSLVRNPNSVFHPETYRLHLPASPHAAAAAEQVTIRAAAFQLPRTDNHLVVEGAGGLLVPLASGLLLVDVIQQLGLEVVVVSRNYLGSINHTLLTLEALRQRGIRVRGLLFNGEPTPATEDFIAQHTGVPVMPRLRTESVVSAETVSRYAAEFRQWFGL is encoded by the coding sequence ATGAGTTCTTTTCCTACCCTATCCCAGCGGCTGTTTGTCACCGGTATTGGCACCGATGTGGGCAAAACCGTAGCGGCGGCCATTCTCACCGAAGCCCTGCAGGCCGACTACTGGAAACCCGTGCAGGCCGGCCTCGAACCGACTACCGACACGGCCACGGTCCGCAGCCTGGTGCGTAACCCCAACTCGGTTTTCCACCCCGAAACCTACCGGTTGCACCTGCCCGCCTCGCCCCACGCGGCGGCGGCGGCCGAGCAGGTAACGATTCGGGCAGCGGCCTTCCAGCTGCCGCGTACCGATAATCACCTGGTCGTGGAAGGAGCCGGCGGTCTGCTCGTGCCCCTGGCTTCCGGCCTGCTGCTGGTTGATGTAATTCAGCAGCTCGGCTTGGAGGTCGTCGTCGTGTCGCGCAACTACCTGGGCAGCATTAACCACACCCTGCTCACCCTGGAAGCCCTGCGGCAGCGCGGCATCCGGGTGCGCGGTCTGCTCTTCAACGGGGAGCCCACCCCAGCCACCGAGGACTTTATTGCCCAGCACACCGGCGTGCCCGTTATGCCCCGTCTGCGAACCGAAAGCGTGGTTTCAGCCGAAACGGTCAGTCGCTACGCCGCCGAATTCCGCCAGTGGTTTGGCCTCTAG
- a CDS encoding glycosyltransferase family 39 protein, whose protein sequence is MSALLSSRTWLWLFVLALGAGLLVGLSSWGVVESSEARYAEISREMLASGDWLHPRLLGIQHFHKPPVTYWLTAAGIAAFGPTPIGVRVPAVLAVLAQVVLVFGLGKLLFRGDARHALAAAILYGTFPVVLISALNVTTDAYLMLWELAAAYGILRYLHGGGWRWFYLFWVSLGLAFLTKGPVGAVLPLMVVAGHYFRQSQPRRPFTIHHLLGLGLLLGIGLSWYVYLVAENKAFLDYFLWKQTAERFANADAFKRAKPWWFYLALVPVGSLPWVVALLVQGIRTRWAALPQQWRNVLLFWVVVPLVFFSLAKSKLLLYLLPIFPGLALLTVYYLGQLTDAVLYRWYVVMSAVLALLMAGLCLLPALAGPLGIAAEISPLTSLWPAAGIVALVLQQVLWTQVRVAPRLLALTVIFALTLLLTAKPILHQNQLAGGSMRPLAEWLRAHRLDQRPVLVYDEMLPSLAFELNRMPITLVHDNDDLKRETQFEADSSWQQVLVNANDSSRQVYVRRLLRENPVLVVRGELEDYRAWMLPYFPQQEHFGPWTIYYRSW, encoded by the coding sequence ATGTCCGCTTTGCTTTCCTCCCGTACCTGGCTTTGGTTGTTTGTTCTGGCGCTAGGTGCGGGGCTGCTGGTGGGGCTAAGTAGCTGGGGCGTGGTAGAAAGCAGTGAGGCCCGCTACGCCGAAATCAGTCGGGAAATGCTGGCCTCCGGTGACTGGCTGCACCCGCGCCTGCTCGGGATCCAGCATTTTCACAAGCCCCCGGTGACGTACTGGCTGACGGCGGCCGGCATTGCCGCCTTTGGTCCCACGCCCATCGGGGTCCGGGTTCCGGCCGTGCTGGCCGTGCTGGCTCAGGTAGTGCTGGTGTTTGGGCTGGGCAAGCTGCTGTTCCGCGGCGATGCGCGCCACGCCCTGGCCGCCGCCATTCTCTATGGCACTTTCCCAGTGGTGCTGATTTCGGCCCTCAACGTTACCACCGACGCCTACCTGATGCTTTGGGAGCTGGCGGCGGCTTACGGCATCTTGCGCTACCTGCACGGGGGCGGTTGGCGGTGGTTTTACTTGTTTTGGGTGAGTCTGGGGTTGGCTTTTCTGACCAAGGGCCCGGTAGGGGCGGTGCTGCCGCTGATGGTGGTGGCCGGTCATTATTTCCGCCAATCCCAGCCCCGGCGGCCCTTCACGATTCACCATCTGCTGGGCCTGGGGCTGCTGCTGGGCATCGGCCTGAGCTGGTACGTGTACCTGGTGGCCGAAAACAAGGCGTTTCTCGACTATTTCCTGTGGAAGCAAACGGCTGAGCGGTTTGCCAACGCCGACGCCTTCAAGCGGGCTAAGCCGTGGTGGTTTTACCTGGCCCTGGTGCCCGTGGGGAGTCTGCCGTGGGTGGTTGCCTTGCTGGTGCAGGGCATCCGGACGCGCTGGGCCGCCCTGCCGCAGCAGTGGCGCAACGTGCTGCTTTTCTGGGTGGTAGTGCCGCTGGTATTTTTCTCTTTGGCCAAATCCAAGCTGCTGCTCTACCTGCTGCCTATTTTCCCTGGTCTGGCCTTGCTCACGGTATACTACCTGGGTCAGCTCACCGACGCCGTGCTTTACCGCTGGTACGTGGTGATGAGCGCCGTGCTGGCCTTGCTGATGGCCGGACTTTGCCTCTTGCCTGCCCTGGCCGGGCCGTTGGGCATTGCCGCCGAAATCAGCCCGCTGACATCCCTGTGGCCCGCGGCCGGCATCGTGGCCCTGGTGCTGCAACAGGTGCTCTGGACCCAGGTGCGGGTCGCTCCCCGGCTGCTGGCCCTCACCGTTATTTTTGCCCTCACGCTGCTGCTCACGGCCAAGCCTATTCTGCACCAAAACCAGCTGGCTGGCGGCAGTATGCGGCCCTTGGCCGAGTGGCTGCGCGCCCATCGACTCGACCAGCGCCCGGTGCTGGTTTACGACGAAATGCTTCCTTCCCTGGCTTTTGAGCTCAACCGCATGCCCATCACCCTGGTCCACGACAACGACGACTTGAAGCGGGAAACGCAGTTTGAAGCCGATTCCAGCTGGCAACAGGTGCTCGTTAACGCCAATGATTCCAGCCGGCAGGTGTACGTGCGGCGGCTACTGCGGGAAAATCCGGTGCTGGTCGTGCGCGGTGAGCTGGAAGATTACCGGGCCTGGATGCTGCCCTACTTTCCCCAACAGGAGCACTTCGGCCCCTGGACGATTTATTACCGGAGCTGGTAG
- a CDS encoding aminotransferase class I/II-fold pyridoxal phosphate-dependent enzyme, translating to MAASASPLLTRLAQHLAQRAAEGTRRQLTVAPPGRVDFSSNDYLGLARSGALHAALRQMLANESRLAGSTGSRLLTGNSAATEALEIQLARFHRAEAALLFNSGYSANLGFFQAVPQRGDTILYDSASHASVKDGIRSSFASSYSFRHNDLADLEKRLNRATGEVFVAVEALYSMDGDQAPLPELAAFCTARSLHLVVDEAHTNGIYGPNGEGLVAELGLENQVFARIVTFGKALGSQGAAVVGPEVLRDFLLNTSRPFMFTTALAPLSIATLQAAYDLLPTLQAERQQLFHLSNLLKAKLDAVPGVRVGAHSHVIHPLFLSEAGPERVRAVAVAVQQAGFDLRPIVAPTVPSGTERLRLILHSYNTEAELDALAQCLMQVGPS from the coding sequence ATGGCTGCTTCTGCTTCGCCCCTGCTCACGCGCCTGGCCCAGCATCTGGCCCAGCGGGCGGCTGAAGGCACTCGGCGGCAGCTCACGGTAGCCCCGCCCGGCCGCGTCGACTTTAGCTCCAACGACTACCTGGGTCTGGCCCGTTCCGGCGCCTTGCACGCGGCCCTGCGCCAGATGCTGGCGAACGAAAGCCGACTGGCCGGCAGTACCGGCAGCCGCCTGCTCACCGGCAACTCGGCCGCTACGGAGGCGCTGGAAATCCAGTTGGCCCGCTTCCACCGGGCCGAGGCGGCGTTGCTGTTCAACTCGGGCTACTCGGCCAACCTGGGCTTTTTCCAGGCCGTGCCCCAGCGCGGCGACACGATTCTCTACGACTCGGCCAGTCACGCCTCGGTCAAGGACGGTATCCGGAGCAGCTTTGCCAGCAGCTACAGCTTCCGCCACAACGACCTGGCCGACCTGGAAAAGCGCCTGAACCGCGCCACGGGCGAAGTTTTCGTAGCTGTAGAAGCTCTGTACTCCATGGACGGCGACCAGGCCCCGCTGCCGGAGCTGGCAGCTTTCTGCACGGCGCGCAGCTTGCATTTGGTCGTCGATGAGGCGCATACCAACGGAATCTACGGGCCCAACGGGGAAGGCTTAGTGGCGGAGTTGGGCCTCGAAAACCAGGTTTTTGCCCGCATTGTCACTTTTGGCAAAGCCCTGGGCAGCCAGGGGGCGGCGGTGGTGGGCCCCGAGGTGCTGCGCGACTTTCTGCTCAATACCAGCCGGCCCTTCATGTTTACCACGGCCCTGGCTCCGTTGTCCATTGCCACGCTGCAAGCCGCCTACGACCTGCTCCCAACCCTGCAGGCTGAGCGGCAACAGCTGTTTCACTTATCCAACCTGCTCAAAGCCAAGCTGGACGCCGTGCCCGGCGTGCGCGTCGGGGCCCACAGCCACGTCATTCACCCCCTTTTTCTCTCCGAAGCCGGCCCCGAGCGGGTGCGAGCCGTAGCCGTGGCCGTGCAGCAGGCGGGCTTCGATTTACGGCCCATCGTGGCGCCCACCGTACCCAGCGGCACTGAGCGGCTGCGCCTGATTTTGCACAGCTACAACACTGAGGCCGAGTTGGATGCCCTGGCGCAGTGCCTGATGCAGGTAGGGCCGAGCTGA
- a CDS encoding aspartate kinase yields the protein MKVLKFGGTSVGSAERMRALPALIQGSEPRIVVLSAMSGTTNALVNIAKLLYEGETTAATYQTEILRQHYLIVARELLTEPEVAAEAITHLDSAFKTIFNLTRHPLSASGERVILAQGELLSTLLFHRYYTRMLGEEAVLLPALDFMRLDKNDEPDADFIEAHLAQTLAPHAGQQLFITQGYICRNANGDIDNLKRGGSDYSASLIGAAAHAEEIQIWTDIDGLHNNDPRVVEGTYPIRELSFDEAAELAYFGAKILHPSSILPAAKHGIPVRLLNTMQPEAPGTLISTRTGDEAIKAVAAKDGLVAIKIKSSRMLLAHGFLRSVFEVFERYRTPIDMITTSEVAVSLTIDDSTHLAEILEELRSFGTVEVDEQQTIVCLVGNLIQENNGSAWLVFNALKDIPLRMISYGGSPNNISILIHTSNKQRALQALNEGLFQQQRAVAQ from the coding sequence ATGAAAGTTTTAAAGTTTGGCGGCACTTCCGTCGGTTCGGCCGAGCGCATGCGCGCTTTGCCCGCACTCATTCAGGGCTCCGAGCCCCGCATCGTGGTTTTGTCGGCCATGTCCGGCACGACCAATGCTCTGGTCAACATTGCCAAGCTGCTGTATGAGGGCGAAACCACGGCGGCCACGTACCAGACCGAGATTCTGCGCCAGCACTACCTGATTGTGGCCCGGGAGCTGCTCACCGAGCCGGAAGTAGCCGCCGAGGCCATCACCCACCTCGACTCGGCTTTCAAAACCATCTTCAATCTGACCCGTCACCCGCTGTCGGCCTCCGGCGAGCGGGTGATTCTGGCCCAGGGCGAGCTGCTGAGCACCTTGCTGTTTCACCGCTACTACACCCGCATGCTGGGCGAAGAGGCGGTGCTATTGCCCGCGCTGGACTTCATGCGCCTCGACAAAAACGACGAGCCCGACGCTGATTTTATCGAAGCCCACCTGGCCCAAACCCTGGCCCCGCACGCCGGCCAGCAGCTCTTTATCACCCAGGGCTACATCTGCCGCAACGCCAACGGCGATATCGACAACCTCAAGCGCGGGGGCTCCGACTATTCCGCTTCGCTGATTGGGGCCGCCGCCCACGCCGAGGAAATCCAGATCTGGACCGACATCGACGGGCTGCACAACAACGACCCGCGGGTGGTGGAAGGCACCTACCCGATTCGGGAACTGTCGTTTGATGAGGCCGCCGAGCTGGCGTATTTCGGGGCCAAGATTCTGCACCCTAGCTCCATTTTGCCCGCCGCCAAGCACGGCATTCCGGTGCGCCTGCTCAACACGATGCAGCCCGAAGCGCCCGGCACGCTGATTTCGACCCGCACCGGCGACGAGGCCATCAAGGCGGTAGCGGCCAAGGACGGGCTGGTAGCCATCAAGATTAAATCGAGTCGGATGCTGCTGGCCCACGGCTTTTTGCGCAGCGTGTTCGAGGTTTTCGAACGGTACCGCACGCCTATCGACATGATTACCACTTCGGAAGTAGCGGTGTCCTTAACCATCGACGACTCCACTCACCTGGCCGAAATCCTAGAGGAGCTGCGCAGCTTTGGCACCGTAGAAGTGGATGAGCAGCAGACTATTGTGTGCCTGGTCGGCAACCTGATTCAGGAAAACAACGGCTCAGCCTGGCTGGTATTCAACGCCCTGAAGGACATTCCGCTGCGCATGATTTCCTACGGCGGCTCGCCCAACAACATCAGCATCCTGATTCACACCAGCAACAAGCAGCGGGCCTTGCAGGCGCTGAACGAGGGTCTGTTTCAGCAGCAACGCGCCGTGGCGCAGTAG
- a CDS encoding DUF4269 domain-containing protein, translating to MAQPKPGAGTPYMLLGSTPDWKNPQYLLAGNSRQQRAYVVLQELGIWSVLNEFDPVLAGTVPLAIDLPDSDLDIICEVRPEAQGQFRALLEQHYGRLPEYALRQHLVGGQESIVCGFRAAGVAVEVFGQNLPTARQNAVRHLVIEHAILAAGGEAWRVAVKQLKQQGIKTEPAFAQLLGLTGNPYEALLEVESWSAAALRERLMRCSLLPNE from the coding sequence TTGGCCCAACCTAAACCCGGTGCCGGAACTCCCTACATGCTGCTTGGTTCGACGCCCGATTGGAAAAATCCGCAGTACCTACTGGCCGGTAACAGCCGCCAGCAACGTGCTTACGTCGTGCTGCAGGAACTAGGTATCTGGTCGGTGCTGAACGAATTCGACCCGGTGCTGGCCGGTACGGTGCCGTTGGCTATTGATCTGCCGGATAGTGACTTGGATATTATCTGTGAAGTCAGGCCCGAAGCGCAGGGGCAGTTCCGCGCCCTGCTGGAGCAGCACTACGGCCGGCTGCCGGAGTATGCCTTGCGTCAGCATCTGGTAGGCGGCCAGGAGTCCATTGTCTGCGGCTTCCGGGCGGCGGGGGTGGCGGTGGAAGTGTTTGGCCAGAATCTGCCCACGGCGCGGCAAAATGCGGTGCGGCACCTGGTGATTGAGCACGCCATTTTGGCGGCTGGTGGCGAGGCGTGGCGGGTGGCGGTAAAGCAGCTAAAGCAGCAGGGAATAAAGACGGAGCCGGCCTTTGCCCAGCTGTTAGGGCTAACTGGCAATCCGTACGAAGCCCTGCTGGAGGTAGAAAGCTGGTCGGCAGCAGCCTTGCGGGAACGGCTGATGCGTTGCTCTTTACTACCGAACGAGTAA
- a CDS encoding beta-ketoacyl synthase N-terminal-like domain-containing protein produces the protein MTSAPSDSLIIIRGRGRVSALGTALPNPEPLESPFQTRELQDRLVAVGSVPPAVEDALQHLRRHDAPYRQLDRTVLLALLAARQATAEAGWLPQPGSPASSLTADNQPPAPTLSVSIGSSRGATGRLEQFHEEFLSGGAVAAAASPLTTLGNVASWVAYDAGTTSGGALSHSSTCSSAFQALGNAVAWLRAGMAERFLAGGTEAPLTDFTLAQMQALGIYSPFAAAEFPCRPGAGRPSTFVLGEGAAVFALEKICRSALAAERAGQPHAPVFCLEGVGFGFEAIGSKTGLSPDGQHFQTAMREALRQANVAAETVDAVVLHSPGTPAGDAAERQALRAVFGQNLPDLVSNKWCLGHTLGASAALSLDFACHILTTQVWPAPSFATDLTPTPSRPIRRVLINAAGFGGNAASALVSVV, from the coding sequence ATGACTAGCGCCCCTTCCGATTCCCTGATTATCATTCGCGGTCGGGGCCGGGTGTCGGCTCTGGGCACGGCTCTACCCAACCCCGAGCCGCTGGAATCACCGTTCCAAACCCGGGAGCTGCAAGACCGCCTAGTGGCCGTGGGCAGTGTGCCACCCGCCGTGGAGGATGCCCTGCAGCACCTACGCCGCCACGACGCTCCCTACCGCCAGCTCGACCGCACCGTGCTGCTGGCCCTGCTGGCTGCCCGCCAAGCCACGGCCGAAGCTGGCTGGCTACCGCAGCCCGGCAGCCCGGCTTCTTCCCTGACAGCTGACAACCAACCACCAGCACCTACCCTCTCGGTCAGCATCGGGTCCTCCCGCGGGGCCACGGGCCGCCTGGAGCAGTTTCACGAGGAATTTCTGAGCGGGGGTGCCGTGGCCGCTGCTGCTTCACCCCTCACTACGCTGGGCAACGTCGCCAGTTGGGTAGCCTACGACGCGGGCACGACCAGCGGCGGCGCCCTAAGCCATTCCAGCACCTGCAGCAGCGCCTTTCAGGCCCTGGGCAACGCCGTAGCCTGGCTGCGGGCCGGTATGGCCGAGCGGTTTCTGGCCGGCGGCACCGAGGCTCCTCTCACCGACTTTACCCTGGCTCAGATGCAGGCCCTGGGCATTTATTCCCCCTTCGCCGCCGCCGAGTTTCCCTGCCGGCCCGGTGCCGGCCGCCCATCCACCTTCGTGCTGGGCGAGGGCGCAGCGGTATTTGCGCTGGAAAAAATCTGCCGGTCCGCTCTGGCTGCGGAACGGGCTGGTCAACCCCATGCGCCCGTTTTCTGTCTGGAAGGCGTGGGCTTTGGCTTCGAAGCCATTGGCAGCAAAACCGGGCTTTCCCCCGACGGTCAGCACTTCCAAACTGCCATGCGCGAGGCCCTGCGCCAAGCCAACGTAGCGGCCGAAACGGTAGACGCCGTGGTGTTGCACAGCCCCGGCACTCCCGCCGGCGACGCGGCCGAGCGGCAAGCCTTGCGGGCCGTATTCGGCCAGAATCTTCCTGACCTGGTATCCAACAAGTGGTGCCTTGGGCATACACTGGGTGCCTCGGCGGCCCTTAGCCTGGACTTTGCCTGCCACATTCTCACTACCCAGGTCTGGCCGGCCCCGTCCTTCGCCACCGACCTCACACCGACCCCTTCCCGGCCCATCCGGCGGGTGCTGATTAATGCGGCGGGCTTCGGAGGCAACGCGGCCAGCGCCTTGGTGTCTGTGGTGTAA
- the bioA gene encoding adenosylmethionine--8-amino-7-oxononanoate transaminase: MSLAERDHAVLWHPYTQMQTAPLPIPIVQGEASWLIAEDGTRYLDGISSWWVNLHGHAHPHIAARVGEQLRTLEHVLFAGFTHPAAVELAEQLLTLLPTNQARVFYSDNGSTAVEVALKMVLQYFHNLGQPERRTFLCFQNSYHGDTFGAMAVSSRGAFTQPFWPLLFDVEFLDVPVPGHEAKTLAQLDALLQRPDVAGFIFEPLVLGTAGMVMYEPEILSEMLRRCHQHGILAISDEVMTGFGRTGPLFASELLSEQPDIMCFSKGLTGGTLAMGLTTCSAPIYEAFLSQDKMRALFHGHSYTANPVACAAALASLELTRAELCTEQRQRIARAHAAFCHEIEGQPGIRAVRHRGTILAVEYDPGEGTSYFSRLRDAFYQLALDHHVVLRPLGNVVYLLPPYCTTDAELELLYTVLRRMRELVLDFTPAPNLPEILHD, from the coding sequence ATGAGTCTAGCCGAACGAGACCACGCCGTGCTCTGGCACCCTTACACCCAGATGCAGACCGCGCCCCTGCCCATTCCGATTGTGCAGGGCGAAGCCAGCTGGCTGATAGCCGAAGACGGTACCCGCTACCTCGACGGTATTTCTTCCTGGTGGGTCAACCTGCACGGGCATGCGCATCCGCACATTGCGGCCCGCGTGGGCGAGCAGCTCCGCACCCTGGAGCACGTGCTGTTTGCTGGCTTCACCCACCCTGCGGCCGTCGAGCTGGCCGAGCAGCTGCTGACCCTACTGCCCACCAACCAGGCCCGGGTATTCTACTCCGACAATGGCTCGACGGCCGTGGAAGTGGCCCTGAAAATGGTGCTGCAATACTTCCACAACCTGGGCCAGCCCGAGCGCCGCACCTTTCTCTGCTTCCAGAACTCCTACCACGGCGACACCTTTGGGGCCATGGCCGTGAGCAGCCGCGGGGCCTTCACTCAGCCCTTTTGGCCCCTGCTCTTCGATGTTGAATTCCTCGACGTGCCCGTGCCCGGCCACGAAGCCAAAACCCTGGCCCAGCTCGACGCCCTGCTGCAGCGCCCCGACGTGGCCGGCTTCATCTTCGAGCCCCTGGTGCTGGGCACGGCTGGCATGGTGATGTATGAGCCCGAAATCCTGAGCGAAATGCTGCGCCGCTGCCACCAGCATGGCATATTGGCTATTTCGGATGAAGTCATGACGGGCTTTGGGCGCACCGGGCCGCTGTTTGCCTCCGAGCTGCTCAGCGAGCAGCCCGACATCATGTGCTTTTCCAAGGGCCTCACCGGGGGCACCCTGGCCATGGGCCTGACGACGTGCTCGGCGCCCATTTACGAGGCATTCCTGAGCCAGGACAAGATGCGCGCCCTCTTCCACGGCCATTCTTACACCGCCAACCCCGTAGCCTGCGCCGCCGCTCTGGCTAGTTTGGAGCTGACCCGGGCCGAGCTCTGCACCGAGCAGCGCCAGCGCATTGCCCGGGCCCACGCCGCTTTTTGCCACGAAATCGAGGGCCAGCCGGGTATTCGGGCGGTGCGGCACCGGGGCACCATTCTGGCCGTGGAGTACGACCCGGGCGAGGGTACGAGCTACTTCAGCCGCCTGCGCGACGCCTTCTACCAGCTGGCCCTCGACCACCACGTCGTGCTACGCCCCCTGGGCAACGTGGTCTACCTGCTGCCGCCCTACTGCACCACCGACGCCGAGCTGGAGTTGCTCTACACCGTGCTGCGTCGGATGCGCGAGCTGGTCCTCGACTTTACGCCTGCTCCCAATCTGCCCGAAATCCTACATGACTAG
- the lysA gene encoding diaminopimelate decarboxylase — protein MSFALPADAASRSTPFYLYDLALLDRTLTAVQQAARPRAIHVHYALKANANAPILERIRQHGLGADCVSGPEVQRALDTGFAPQDIVFAGVGKSDAEINLALAADIWCFNAESVEELAVLNELAGAQGQRARVALRINPNVDAHTHHYITTGLEANKFGIGLNDLGGVIDQFGSLPNLELVGLHAHIGSQITNLSVFGELSRKLNELQTWLEGRGHYLPHLNVGGGLGIDYHNPDTQAIPDFEAYFRMFEQHLVRRPGQQVHVELGRSIVAQCGALVSKVLYVKRSQQTNFAILDAGMTELIRPALYGSYHQIQNVSSQGSKQLYDVVGPICESSDTFGREVAMPETQRGDLVVIRSAGAYGEVMASNYNLREKAAAVYVG, from the coding sequence ATGAGTTTTGCCCTTCCGGCCGATGCCGCTTCCCGGTCGACGCCTTTTTACCTTTACGACCTGGCCTTGCTAGACCGTACCCTGACGGCCGTGCAGCAGGCCGCCCGCCCGCGCGCCATTCACGTGCATTACGCCCTGAAAGCCAATGCCAACGCCCCGATTCTGGAGCGGATCCGGCAGCACGGCCTGGGCGCCGACTGCGTGAGCGGCCCCGAAGTGCAGCGCGCCCTGGACACTGGCTTTGCGCCCCAGGATATTGTGTTCGCCGGCGTAGGCAAGTCGGATGCGGAAATAAACCTGGCTTTGGCCGCCGACATCTGGTGCTTCAATGCCGAGTCGGTGGAGGAGCTGGCCGTGCTCAACGAGCTGGCCGGTGCTCAGGGCCAGCGGGCCCGGGTGGCGCTGCGCATCAACCCCAACGTGGATGCCCACACCCACCACTACATTACCACCGGCCTGGAAGCTAACAAGTTCGGTATTGGCCTCAACGACCTGGGCGGCGTTATCGACCAGTTCGGCAGCCTGCCCAACCTGGAATTGGTGGGCTTGCACGCTCACATTGGCTCTCAGATTACCAACCTGAGCGTGTTTGGGGAGTTGAGCCGCAAGCTTAATGAGCTGCAAACCTGGCTCGAAGGCCGCGGCCACTACCTGCCCCACCTCAACGTGGGCGGCGGCCTGGGCATCGACTACCACAACCCCGACACCCAGGCTATTCCCGACTTTGAGGCCTACTTCCGCATGTTTGAGCAGCACCTTGTGCGGCGGCCGGGTCAGCAGGTACACGTGGAGCTGGGCCGCTCCATCGTGGCCCAGTGCGGGGCGCTGGTAAGCAAGGTGCTGTACGTCAAGCGCAGCCAGCAAACCAACTTTGCCATTCTCGACGCGGGCATGACCGAGCTGATCCGGCCGGCCCTCTACGGCAGCTACCACCAGATTCAGAACGTGAGCAGCCAGGGTTCCAAGCAGCTCTACGACGTGGTGGGGCCGATCTGCGAGTCGTCGGATACCTTCGGGCGGGAAGTAGCCATGCCCGAAACCCAGCGCGGCGACCTGGTCGTGATTCGCTCGGCCGGGGCGTATGGCGAGGTCATGGCCTCGAACTACAACCTGCGCGAAAAAGCCGCCGCAGTGTACGTGGGATAA
- a CDS encoding M28 family metallopeptidase encodes MNLRFALLLAASLTPAFVSAQTSSAPTPAPDPAIKQMVEAISAKNLEEDIRKMVSFGTRHTLSDTKSKKRGIGAARNWVESEFRKYSKASGGRLKVEQDTFLVKPDGRRIDKPVIMANVMATLPGTDPTDTRVFIVSGHLDSRVTDVMNATADAPGANDDASGVALVMEMARVMSQKQFPCTLIFVAVQGEEQGLYGSTHLAKRAKKENWNLVGMLNNDIVGNSKGYDPEISDNKHIRIFSEGVPATETSDEAKLRRTLSSENDAPSRQLARYSKTACEQYVPDFGVLLEYRPDRFLRGGDHTPFNQQGFAAVRYTEVNENFNHQHQDLRTENGIQYGDLPEFVDYEYLRKNTGVNLATMASLALAPSAPENVGVLTAKLTNRTELKWDAPKVGEKPAGYVVLMRETSSPVWQQRFPVTTTTADLPHSKDNYIFGVVAVDAEGHESLPVIPKPVR; translated from the coding sequence ATGAATCTACGTTTCGCGCTCTTGCTGGCCGCCAGCCTTACTCCTGCCTTCGTTTCTGCCCAAACCAGTTCTGCGCCGACGCCGGCGCCCGACCCAGCCATCAAGCAGATGGTGGAAGCCATTTCGGCTAAAAACCTGGAAGAAGACATCCGTAAGATGGTTTCCTTCGGCACCCGCCACACCCTGAGCGACACCAAAAGCAAGAAGCGCGGCATCGGGGCGGCCCGCAACTGGGTTGAAAGTGAGTTTCGCAAGTACAGCAAGGCCAGCGGAGGCCGCCTCAAAGTGGAGCAGGATACCTTCCTGGTGAAGCCCGACGGCCGCCGCATCGACAAGCCCGTCATCATGGCCAATGTCATGGCCACCCTGCCCGGCACCGACCCCACCGATACTCGTGTGTTCATCGTCAGCGGCCACCTCGACTCCCGCGTGACGGACGTCATGAACGCCACGGCCGACGCGCCCGGCGCCAACGACGACGCCTCAGGCGTGGCCCTGGTTATGGAAATGGCCCGCGTCATGTCGCAGAAGCAGTTTCCCTGCACTCTAATTTTCGTGGCCGTGCAGGGCGAAGAGCAGGGCCTTTACGGCTCGACCCACTTGGCCAAGCGGGCCAAAAAGGAAAACTGGAACCTGGTGGGCATGCTCAACAACGACATCGTAGGCAACTCGAAAGGCTACGACCCGGAGATTTCCGACAACAAGCACATCCGCATCTTCAGCGAAGGAGTGCCCGCCACCGAAACCAGCGACGAGGCCAAGCTGCGCCGCACCCTGAGCAGTGAAAACGACGCGCCGAGCCGGCAGCTGGCCCGCTACAGCAAAACCGCCTGCGAGCAGTACGTGCCCGACTTTGGCGTGCTGCTGGAGTACCGCCCCGACCGTTTCCTACGTGGCGGCGACCATACGCCCTTCAACCAGCAGGGCTTTGCAGCGGTGCGCTACACGGAGGTCAACGAGAACTTCAACCACCAGCATCAGGATTTGCGCACAGAAAACGGCATCCAGTACGGCGACCTGCCCGAGTTTGTCGATTACGAGTACCTGCGCAAAAACACCGGCGTCAACTTGGCTACCATGGCCAGCCTAGCCCTGGCTCCCAGTGCCCCCGAAAATGTGGGCGTGCTCACGGCCAAGCTCACCAACCGTACCGAGCTGAAGTGGGACGCGCCCAAGGTGGGTGAAAAGCCGGCTGGCTACGTGGTATTGATGCGCGAAACTTCCTCGCCAGTGTGGCAGCAGCGCTTCCCCGTCACGACTACCACCGCCGACTTGCCCCACAGCAAGGACAACTACATTTTCGGAGTTGTGGCCGTAGATGCCGAAGGCCACGAGAGCCTACCGGTGATTCCCAAGCCCGTGCGGTAA